The Leishmania mexicana MHOM/GT/2001/U1103 complete genome, chromosome 25 genome contains the following window.
CAAGCTCGCCATGCCCtgcttccttttcctttcccgGTGCCTGTGCCCGACCGGTGGGGCGGGGCTCAGCAGCCCATGTTCGATGGCCTTGTTGGTTTGGCCTTTGCGCTTCTTTGGTggtcgacgctgccggcTGTTTTGTACTTTGCTGTAGTGCACAGCGTGTCGTggcacggcgctgctctcttTTGCGTTTTCGGCACTGCCTGCACACCGCACGCCACGTACTCTGCCTGTGCCTCAAGCGGTACACCATCCGGGTACAGGCTCGATCTCACTCCCCGACAACCGTGCACCCGTCCAACGCGCgccgccctcttctcctgcacctctgccacttttgctttcctctcctgcgcgtgtgtctactcctctgcctcttctcgtgtagagggggagggggcatcgAGACGTGCaggctctccctcttctgctAGACGCTGGGGACTTTTCATCGAACCGCGGTGAATGCCAACGAAAGGTGCAGTGGAGTAACTGCCGCGCGCATCCTTGCACAGGAAAGACTTGCCCGCTTTCGTCTCGGGGAAGCGAAACTCAGACCCTTTTttgtgcagccgccgcctgcacgaCCAAAGAGGCTAACAACCTCCCCATTCCCATAGCGCCGCTCCGGTGTTGCTCGACGCAGGGGCATCTTCCACTGTCACTTCGACCCGTCCGCTTCGCGGGTCCGTCCACCATCCCACGGTGGCCACCTTCCCTCAATCCACTCCGCCTGTCCTTATCTGCCTTTCCTCATACTCCGCCCATTTCTCCATacatccacccacccacgcaccccacgcacacccacgcacagacacacgcaagTGGAGGGGGACACCTCCGTGGACTGGCGCACCCTTTACAGTTGCACCGACACGCTCACAACTCTTCTGCACCGCTGTCCGGTGTTATCGTGTAATTCTCTTCGACTGCCCTTGATCCCCCCGCGTCTCTATCCGTGGCCCTGCTGCTTCGCTGTACACGGCCAAGAGTGTCCTCGTGCCACTTTGGTGACCACCTGCACACCTTAGGTCTCCttccgccgccacggcactgCGCGTGAAGTGCACCATCATGCAAGAGGAGAACAGCGTGCCAGCGGCGTTGGCTCCCAGGGACACGGACCGCCTCGACCCTCTtcagctgctctcctcctctcagaGGCACTGCGGgctgagcagcgctgcggagaGCGGACAAGGGTGTCACTCGCGCTCACGCGGCAAGCTGGAGGTGGATTCGACTCGAACACCGAGCGGTGATGAGAGGAGCACTGGATCATTGTCGAAAAGGGATGACTTGTCGAATGGGGCCGCAAAGAACCCCCCGCTCAGGTTTAGCGGGCATCCTCGCCAATTAACTGCACAAGGTCTTCATTCACACACTCAACACCGTCGTTTGGTGGCACTAGCCGTCTCACTTGTCTTCATAGTCATGGTTCACTGGTCCATCAGCGAATTCACGACCAATGTCGGCTCACAACAGAAAGCGTCGATGCGGTTGTCGAAGGAGGAGGCCCGTCTATCTCAGTTTCCATCGCCGTTTTCGGTCGTGGTGCGGCACGAGAGTGCGATGACGCGGTTGACGACCAAACAGCGTGGTCTCGCTGCCGCTAGGGCTGACTCTCTGGTGCGGCTGGACCGTGATCAGCTGCCGTCGTGGACGCTGCGCGTGATCGACGAGAACTGCGCAATGTGCTTCGACAGTGTCACGTACGCttccgcggccgctgcggatCCGGAGACATCGACTGACGAGACGGGAAATCAGAGGCGGGAAAGGCTTTCCGTGTTCGCGACTGCATCTGCACCGCTGGGCCTCATGGGGCCGATGCTGTTTGCGATGGCGAGCGTGACGGACGACGTGGATGTTGCAGCGGAACTGCCGCTGTGGCAATGGGTGACCCGGTCgtacgcacagcagcgccgcttcgtcCACGCGTCGCAGTGGAGGAGCACAGGTGAGCGACCGCGACACTTGATCGTGATGGGCATACCTTCAACGGACCAGCCGATGCGCTACCCGCTTCGggacgcgcagcgcgcaACGTGGTTGACGTACCGAGAGGTTGCGCGCACCGAGAACAATTTTAcgggcgcgctgctgcagctctacgtgtttgctgctgcggagcgtCCTTCTGAGGACGCAACGCATTCGACCGTGGACATGGTGCAGCTGGCCCCAACAGTGAGCGAGTACGCTGCCGCGACTGCACAGCGCCGGGCTGTAGAGAGTGGGGACGTCAACAATGCCCCCACGTACGTGCAGCGTcgcgtggtgctgcgtgaTGGGTGGCGCGGCATCCCAAGAAGCGATGACGCGGCGTGGAAGTCACCCTGCGCTGGTGTACGGTCCTCCGTGGTGACTACATCACGTCGTGTGGACGGGACTTCGTCACTCGCGACTCTTTCAGCCCAGTTGTCGCTGCCCGTGACACCTGCcttcac
Protein-coding sequences here:
- a CDS encoding phosphoglycan beta 1,3 galactosyltransferase 6; translation: MQEENSVPAALAPRDTDRLDPLQLLSSSQRHCGLSSAAESGQGCHSRSRGKLEVDSTRTPSGDERSTGSLSKRDDLSNGAAKNPPLRFSGHPRQLTAQGLHSHTQHRRLVALAVSLVFIVMVHWSISEFTTNVGSQQKASMRLSKEEARLSQFPSPFSVVVRHESAMTRLTTKQRGLAAARADSLVRLDRDQLPSWTLRVIDENCAMCFDSVTYASAAAADPETSTDETGNQRRERLSVFATASAPLGLMGPMLFAMASVTDDVDVAAELPLWQWVTRSYAQQRRFVHASQWRSTGERPRHLIVMGIPSTDQPMRYPLRDAQRATWLTYREVARTENNFTGALLQLYVFAAAERPSEDATHSTVDMVQLAPTVSEYAAATAQRRAVESGDVNNAPTYVQRRVVLRDGWRGIPRSDDAAWKSPCAGVRSSVVTTSRRVDGTSSLATLSAQLSLPVTPAFTAAAQYVCHVSAALWQEALHYRNSLWLDFLTDRKPTTKKKMGMRISWGIPTEVGMSQKVVIWLNYAYAAFPDVPYIMKGDDDMYLKVPQYLSDLRHVRGGWRKPRNLTATIPYNGVIPPTLGIDDTEECLYRVWWWFDNHKVVFGHGPGYALDRRLIKAALNPFDVPNQRLLMLLTMPYTVSYHSHYVSLLMQYEDLFVGRQLQKHAARVKEVCMKRPLRYVSDKEPRSLQVLRPASSKQTWIWSSVLMHYSMPAIPYFIHYYFKNEFKVAKAAEWALKQGISVSAIEANATQKMKEWVASQVPTTLAGIARVRKVRWVRGDPRTAYVVAEGDAVAVYDIPYRRRTTTLVEFAIESGK